One genomic segment of Aliarcobacter cibarius includes these proteins:
- a CDS encoding thioredoxin family protein: protein MIELNTKEEILEILEKNKSVLLYFGATNCGVCEVLKPKIEHEVSKNFSKIKQIYINSTKNFELASYFNIFTAPTILVFFEKKEFKRYGRNISLNIFNDEINRLYEMVF, encoded by the coding sequence ATGATAGAGTTAAATACAAAAGAAGAAATTTTAGAGATTTTAGAAAAAAATAAATCTGTATTGTTATATTTTGGAGCAACAAATTGTGGAGTTTGTGAAGTTTTAAAACCAAAAATTGAACATGAAGTTTCTAAAAATTTTTCAAAAATTAAACAAATTTACATAAATAGTACTAAGAACTTTGAGCTAGCAAGCTATTTTAATATATTTACTGCGCCTACAATTTTAGTTTTTTTTGAAAAAAAAGAGTTTAAAAGATATGGAAGAAATATTAGTTTAAATATTTTTAATGATGAAATAAATAGATTATATGAGATGGTGTTTTAA
- a CDS encoding 2-isopropylmalate synthase yields the protein MDKNKIIVFDTTLRDGEQSPGCSMNTEEKIRVALQLEKLGVDVIEAGFAAASPGDFDAVSQIAKIVKNSRICSLSRAVENDIKQAGLAVSHAPKHRIHTFIATSPIHMKYKLKMSEEEVIKRAIHAVEYARTFVDDVEFSLEDAGRSEISFMKEVMDAVINAGAKTINLPDTVGYRLPTELGAMVKELSAYAGDRAIISVHNHNDLGLATANTLAAVLNGARQIEVTINGLGERAGNSALEEAVMAIKVRKDVFRDLYTSINTPEIYATSRLVATITGVEPQQNKAIVGKNAFSHESGIHQDGVLKHQETYEIMKPSDVGVIKDSTLILGKHSGRAAFKDKIAQLGFDKVSDEQLNSAFERFKVLADKKKDITDDDVRMLITDEALNHDKIYELVGLQISDCSSGMPTAAVSIKFEGEIIKDAGLGDGTMDAIFKTIDRLTGYSGELKDYKVISVSEGKDALAKVTTRVSFDDTTPAFVGHGLSIDTMLATANAYIGALNSYLSQKNRLTKNCGHQV from the coding sequence ATGGATAAAAATAAAATTATAGTATTTGATACTACTTTAAGAGATGGAGAGCAAAGTCCAGGGTGTTCTATGAACACTGAAGAAAAAATTAGAGTTGCTTTACAGTTAGAAAAATTAGGTGTTGATGTTATTGAAGCTGGTTTTGCAGCTGCAAGTCCTGGTGATTTTGATGCAGTTAGCCAAATAGCAAAGATAGTTAAAAATTCAAGAATTTGTTCATTAAGTAGAGCTGTTGAAAATGATATCAAGCAAGCAGGTCTAGCAGTTTCTCATGCACCAAAACATAGAATTCATACATTTATAGCAACTTCACCAATTCATATGAAATATAAATTAAAAATGAGTGAAGAGGAAGTTATAAAAAGAGCGATTCATGCTGTAGAGTATGCAAGAACTTTTGTAGATGATGTTGAATTTTCTTTAGAAGATGCTGGGAGAAGTGAAATTTCATTTATGAAAGAGGTTATGGATGCTGTTATTAATGCAGGTGCGAAAACTATAAACTTACCAGACACTGTTGGGTATAGATTACCGACTGAATTAGGTGCAATGGTAAAAGAATTAAGTGCATATGCGGGAGATAGAGCAATAATTTCAGTTCATAATCACAACGATTTAGGATTAGCAACGGCAAACACTTTAGCAGCTGTTTTAAATGGTGCAAGACAAATTGAAGTTACAATAAATGGTTTAGGTGAAAGAGCTGGAAATTCTGCTTTAGAAGAAGCTGTTATGGCTATTAAAGTGAGAAAAGATGTATTTAGAGATTTATATACTTCAATAAATACACCTGAGATTTATGCAACTTCTAGATTAGTTGCAACAATTACTGGAGTTGAACCACAACAAAATAAAGCGATTGTTGGTAAAAATGCATTTTCTCATGAAAGTGGAATACACCAAGATGGTGTTTTAAAACATCAAGAAACATATGAAATTATGAAACCTAGTGATGTTGGAGTTATAAAAGATAGTACTTTAATTTTAGGAAAACATAGTGGTAGAGCAGCATTTAAAGATAAAATTGCTCAATTAGGATTTGATAAAGTTAGTGATGAACAGTTAAATAGTGCATTTGAAAGATTTAAAGTATTAGCTGATAAGAAAAAAGATATTACTGATGATGATGTTAGAATGTTAATTACGGATGAAGCATTAAATCATGATAAAATTTATGAGTTAGTTGGATTACAAATAAGTGATTGTTCTAGTGGTATGCCTACAGCTGCTGTTTCAATTAAATTTGAGGGTGAAATAATCAAAGATGCTGGTTTAGGAGATGGTACAATGGATGCTATCTTTAAAACTATTGATAGATTAACAGGGTACTCTGGAGAGTTAAAGGATTATAAAGTTATATCTGTAAGTGAAGGTAAAGATGCTCTTGCAAAAGTAACAACAAGAGTTAGTTTTGATGATACGACTCCTGCATTTGTAGGACATGGTTTAAGTATAGATACTATGCTTGCTACTGCAAATGCTTATATTGGTGCATTAAATTCATATTTATCTCAAAAAAATAGACTTACAAAAAATTGTGGTCATCAGGTATGA
- the def gene encoding peptide deformylase, with translation MIREIITYPNKLLRTKSQDVEKFDEELHTLLDDMYETMIAASGVGLAAIQVAIPKNILIINIPNEEDIQDKNDLIEAINPKITHKDGVQVFTEGCLSVPGFSEDVTRAKHIIVEYYNRFGEKQTMECEDFLAVAWQHEMEHLEGHVFIENLSFTKRQKFEKEWKKKLKEKK, from the coding sequence ATGATTAGAGAAATTATTACATATCCAAATAAATTACTTCGAACAAAGTCTCAAGATGTTGAAAAGTTTGATGAAGAACTTCATACTCTTTTGGATGATATGTATGAAACTATGATAGCAGCATCTGGAGTTGGATTAGCTGCTATTCAAGTTGCAATTCCTAAAAATATACTTATTATTAATATCCCAAATGAAGAAGATATTCAAGATAAGAATGATCTTATTGAAGCTATAAATCCAAAGATTACACATAAAGATGGTGTTCAAGTTTTTACTGAAGGTTGTCTTAGTGTTCCTGGATTTAGTGAAGATGTAACAAGAGCAAAACATATTATTGTTGAATATTATAATAGATTTGGAGAAAAACAGACTATGGAATGTGAAGATTTTTTAGCTGTTGCTTGGCAACATGAAATGGAACATTTAGAAGGTCACGTTTTTATAGAAAACTTATCTTTTACAAAAAGACAAAAGTTTGAAAAAGAGTGGAAAAAGAAATTAAAAGAGAAAAAATAA
- a CDS encoding heme-binding domain-containing protein, producing the protein MIRALIVVVLIFAAMQFIRPEKVVYKDDISNEIIAPAEIKEIFVRACYDCHSNKIDYPWYSYVAPFSWVVTNHTNEGTRALNFSNWEKYNYVQKNEKLKAIYRTVYSSMPLPAYTLLHKDAELTKQERELIRDWTGVRK; encoded by the coding sequence ATGATAAGAGCTTTGATTGTTGTAGTTTTGATTTTTGCTGCTATGCAGTTTATAAGACCTGAAAAAGTTGTGTATAAAGATGATATTTCAAATGAAATAATTGCTCCAGCTGAGATTAAAGAAATATTTGTAAGAGCTTGTTATGATTGTCATTCAAATAAGATTGATTATCCTTGGTACTCATATGTTGCACCATTTTCTTGGGTTGTTACAAACCATACTAATGAAGGAACTAGAGCCTTGAATTTCTCAAATTGGGAAAAATATAATTATGTTCAAAAAAATGAGAAATTAAAAGCTATTTATAGAACGGTTTATTCATCAATGCCGCTTCCTGCATATACATTACTTCATAAAGATGCTGAACTTACGAAACAAGAAAGAGAATTAATTAGAGATTGGACTGGAGTTAGAAAATAG